In Luteitalea sp. TBR-22, one genomic interval encodes:
- the rpsT gene encoding 30S ribosomal protein S20 — translation MANHESALKAHKQSLANRERNRQARTRLRSALKTIRKAITAGDAAAAKAGLNETVSLIDKMAKKGVIHDNAASRYKSRIAKRLNGIAA, via the coding sequence GTGGCAAATCACGAGTCGGCGCTGAAGGCGCACAAGCAGAGTCTGGCCAACCGCGAGCGCAACCGCCAGGCGCGCACGCGCCTGCGTTCCGCGCTGAAGACGATTCGCAAGGCCATCACCGCGGGCGATGCAGCCGCCGCGAAGGCCGGGCTGAACGAGACCGTCTCCCTGATCGACAAGATGGCCAAGAAGGGCGTCATCCACGACAACGCCGCCTCGCGGTACAAGTCGCGGATCGCCAAGCGCCTGAACGGCATCGCCGCCTAG